In the genome of Cytophagales bacterium, one region contains:
- a CDS encoding NAD-dependent epimerase/dehydratase family protein: MKKLLVTGSSGLIGSEVVTYFDKLGWVIHGLDNNMRADFFGEKGDTRWNQRRLEETCRNFKHHEIDIRSRNDILKLIDTLKPDVIVHTAAQPSHDLAAGRPFDDFDVNAVGTLNLLEAARRHTPEVIFVFMSTNKVYGDAPNKLNLKELETRWDYADRAYYNGIKEDFTIDQSKHSLFGASKAAADIMVQEYGRYFGMNTCCLRGGCLTGPNHSGVELHGFLSYLVKVNVSGGVYNIYGYKGKQVRDNIHAYDVARFIDLFICNPKAAEVYNLGGGRGNSCSILEAFRLTENISGKKMKYEYIEKNREGDHICYISDLSKMKAHYPEWDITKSLDDIVEEIVVAWEQKELPIA, from the coding sequence GTGAAAAAATTATTAGTAACCGGCTCAAGCGGATTAATAGGTTCTGAAGTAGTCACTTATTTTGACAAACTTGGGTGGGTGATTCATGGACTAGACAACAACATGCGTGCCGATTTTTTTGGTGAGAAAGGGGACACAAGATGGAATCAGCGCCGGTTGGAAGAAACCTGCCGGAACTTCAAACATCATGAAATAGATATCAGAAGCCGCAATGATATTTTAAAACTGATAGATACTTTAAAGCCAGATGTAATCGTGCATACTGCTGCGCAGCCAAGCCATGACCTGGCTGCCGGCAGGCCCTTTGACGATTTCGATGTGAATGCTGTTGGTACGCTCAATCTCCTGGAAGCTGCCAGAAGACACACCCCGGAAGTGATTTTCGTTTTTATGTCAACCAATAAGGTATATGGTGATGCTCCCAACAAACTGAACTTGAAGGAATTAGAAACCCGTTGGGATTATGCTGACAGAGCATATTACAATGGTATAAAAGAGGATTTTACGATAGATCAATCCAAGCATTCTTTATTCGGCGCTTCCAAAGCGGCTGCTGACATAATGGTTCAGGAATACGGCCGCTATTTTGGTATGAATACTTGTTGTCTGAGAGGTGGCTGCCTTACAGGCCCCAATCATTCCGGAGTTGAACTGCATGGTTTTTTGAGTTATCTGGTAAAGGTAAATGTAAGCGGTGGAGTTTACAACATCTATGGGTATAAGGGCAAGCAGGTAAGAGACAATATTCACGCTTACGATGTAGCACGTTTTATTGATCTCTTCATTTGTAACCCCAAAGCAGCAGAAGTTTATAATTTAGGCGGAGGCAGAGGCAATTCCTGTTCAATTTTAGAAGCATTCAGATTAACAGAAAATATATCAGGTAAAAAAATGAAGTATGAGTATATTGAAAAAAACAGGGAAGGGGATCATATTTGCTATATTTCTGATTTATCTAAAATGAAAGCTCATTATCCTGAATGGGATATAACTAAAAGTCTGGATGATATTGTTGAAGAGATCGTAGTGGCTTGGGAGCAAAAAGAATTGCCGATTGCCTGA
- a CDS encoding glycosyltransferase family 4 protein: protein MALQKILLVSWGILPYKGGSSFIIEKLAKQFSPDEMVVLGEKESKPIIRDSGLPEFYYCPTSISLKGRGKRFFVLIRWLLFPILLFRMYKIVKKESCRVILAVFPDEYYLFAAYLVAKQKKIDLYTYFHNTYLENRNGFISTKFAKWLQPRVFSLSKVVFVISQGMKNYYENKYKRIRFEPLLHTFDKYLSDKYKEPFIETSKKNIKLVLVGNFNQSNVEATTRLLKAIEKNNSYKVSIYTAVPKWLLNIRGVKSKNLIYKGFIDDDKLLSELQYYDIMLLTHGFSGLYGDVEYQTIFPTRTIPFLISGKPIFAHSPKESFLNQFLRKYDCAEIVDQPDEEVIVETLDRLVDSPQRCRQLVKNAFKAADQFYGPNVAKKLKSIILNYN from the coding sequence ATGGCACTCCAAAAAATATTGCTTGTTTCCTGGGGTATACTTCCCTATAAAGGAGGCTCTTCATTTATTATTGAGAAATTAGCCAAGCAGTTTTCTCCTGATGAAATGGTTGTGCTTGGAGAAAAAGAAAGTAAACCAATTATTCGTGATAGCGGGTTGCCTGAATTCTATTACTGCCCAACTTCAATAAGTTTGAAAGGGAGAGGGAAAAGGTTTTTTGTCTTAATCCGCTGGCTATTATTCCCAATTTTACTTTTTCGCATGTATAAGATTGTTAAAAAAGAATCTTGTAGGGTAATATTAGCAGTTTTTCCTGACGAATACTATCTTTTTGCCGCATATTTAGTAGCAAAACAAAAAAAAATAGACCTTTATACATATTTTCACAATACTTACCTTGAAAACAGGAATGGTTTTATATCCACAAAATTTGCAAAATGGCTCCAACCACGAGTATTCTCCCTATCAAAAGTGGTGTTTGTAATAAGCCAGGGAATGAAAAATTATTATGAAAATAAATACAAAAGGATTAGATTTGAACCCTTACTTCACACTTTTGATAAATATTTGTCTGATAAGTATAAAGAGCCCTTTATAGAAACCAGTAAAAAGAATATTAAACTTGTTCTGGTAGGTAATTTTAATCAATCAAATGTTGAGGCTACAACCAGATTGTTGAAAGCGATCGAAAAAAATAACAGCTATAAAGTTAGTATCTATACCGCTGTACCCAAGTGGTTGTTAAATATAAGAGGAGTTAAAAGTAAAAATCTGATTTATAAAGGTTTTATAGATGACGACAAATTATTATCAGAATTACAGTATTATGATATTATGCTCTTAACACATGGATTTAGTGGATTATATGGCGATGTTGAGTATCAGACAATTTTTCCTACACGTACTATTCCTTTTTTGATATCGGGTAAACCAATTTTTGCTCATAGCCCTAAAGAAAGTTTCTTAAATCAATTTCTCAGAAAATATGATTGTGCTGAAATTGTTGATCAACCGGATGAAGAAGTGATTGTTGAAACACTCGACAGACTTGTGGATAGTCCCCAAAGATGCAGGCAGCTTGTTAAAAATGCTTTTAAGGCAGCGGATCAATTTTATGGGCCAAATGTTGCAAAGAAATTGAAAAGTATTATATTAAATTACAACTGA
- a CDS encoding O-antigen ligase family protein — MNRLLKFLLYLYVFLIPFEHILVKMYDITNIFKPYRVTGIILTLFVVVSIILSKTRLRFDKFDKVLLFIYVYGFMAGMIYYAFGYGNLYSLTNDALLIFQTYFIFVAIKNLPITHQNMRNIFSVFVAAVFINTLYFQLFVTADALTRESGFFKNPNTTALSIVMSVFILIYQIINDINFKRSFIISLKTALIIFFFFSIFNTGARGAVVGLFTGSLIFFYFNLKTTRYRFFHMFIAITIALSVYYLYDKNIEAASAYSVLGRYQGEQMKESSGRLDIWRSASLLALDHYFLGVGIAQYASYHHEYLEKLSYLFTPELLSQSSRGTHSDYLALFTEFGLHNLILFLMIIFWILRDLAQLIKSSDMNNKIYVFFIAVVGCLVVNGIFTTSLKSPIYWLFFALATYIITNYPIFNQGIIDKSDFRDDTAQ, encoded by the coding sequence ATGAACCGCCTGTTAAAATTCCTCCTTTATCTCTACGTGTTTTTAATCCCTTTTGAACATATTCTGGTCAAAATGTATGATATCACAAACATTTTTAAACCATACAGGGTGACGGGCATTATTTTAACACTTTTTGTAGTAGTCAGCATTATTTTATCAAAAACCAGGCTGCGATTTGATAAATTTGATAAAGTATTGCTTTTTATTTATGTTTACGGCTTCATGGCGGGAATGATTTACTACGCTTTTGGTTATGGGAATTTATATTCCCTTACTAACGATGCACTATTAATATTTCAGACCTATTTTATTTTTGTGGCAATAAAAAATCTCCCTATAACGCACCAAAATATGCGGAATATTTTTTCTGTTTTCGTTGCAGCAGTATTTATTAATACACTTTATTTTCAATTATTTGTTACTGCTGATGCACTGACAAGGGAATCCGGCTTCTTCAAAAATCCTAACACGACTGCCTTATCTATAGTTATGTCGGTTTTTATTCTGATATATCAAATAATTAATGATATTAATTTTAAAAGATCATTTATTATTTCACTTAAAACAGCGTTGATCATTTTCTTTTTCTTCTCTATTTTTAATACCGGTGCAAGGGGAGCAGTAGTCGGATTATTTACCGGATCATTAATATTTTTTTATTTTAATTTAAAAACCACCAGATACAGGTTTTTCCACATGTTTATTGCCATAACCATTGCTTTAAGTGTTTATTATTTATATGATAAAAATATTGAAGCCGCATCAGCGTATTCTGTTCTGGGAAGATATCAAGGGGAACAAATGAAAGAGTCTTCCGGCAGGTTAGATATATGGAGAAGCGCATCACTTTTAGCCCTTGACCATTATTTTTTAGGAGTTGGCATTGCACAATACGCATCATATCATCATGAATATTTAGAAAAACTCTCTTATTTATTCACTCCTGAATTATTATCTCAAAGCTCACGGGGAACACATAGTGATTATTTAGCTTTATTTACAGAATTCGGGCTGCATAATTTGATACTTTTTCTTATGATCATTTTTTGGATTTTAAGAGACTTAGCTCAACTAATTAAGAGCTCTGATATGAATAATAAAATATATGTATTTTTTATTGCTGTTGTTGGTTGTTTAGTCGTGAATGGTATTTTTACTACATCGCTTAAAAGTCCTATTTATTGGCTGTTTTTTGCTTTAGCCACTTATATTATCACTAACTATCCTATCTTTAATCAAGGGATAATCGACAAGTCAGACTTTCGGGATGACACCGCGCAATAA
- the asnB gene encoding asparagine synthase (glutamine-hydrolyzing), producing MCGICGIASPLNFNERDAIVHKMNNAITHRGPDENGFYSSGFCTLAMSRLSIIDLKGGKQPIFNENDQYCVIFNGEIYNYKELKEDLSSKGHKFKTNTDTEVIVHLYEEYGADTPRYLKGMFAFCVCDIKNEALFFARDRFGEKPLYYYYKKGVGIAFSSEIASLLSYPAVPRILDFEALGYYLKVSIVPEPLTLFKDIKSLPPGCWLEYKDDNIKVKSYHQIDYAPDKNLKTISDVIDLINPVLEKAVKRQTISDVPIGAFLSGGIDSSTVVAKLQQNSSKNIKTFTVKFEESTYDESKIAKQVAQHLGTEHHEITIPNMNFTPGMFWTILEHTGLPFPDSSAIPTYIITKEISKYVKVALSGDGGDEVFAGYNIFQWGNKIQSLKKMPPGLRKFNSWVLNKLTSSPFFAISKLRQIRKATNISLFDDNYLPVELHSMFNTHQLNKMIVDKTTLEYVNGQMPLLTYLPEEAEDWTQLKRLMYYRLKHNLPLDMLTKVDRMSMANSLEVRTPFLDVDLFDESMKIPDKFLIKNGKGKYIIRQLMKNSLPRIVFEHPKSGFSIPLHKYQNKAYEELANSLINENNPISELFSKQYINIVKELAFTRKSDKGDFSVYQITHQLWAIMHLFGWVKRFGVSV from the coding sequence ATGTGCGGAATCTGCGGAATTGCCTCTCCCCTGAATTTCAATGAACGTGATGCTATTGTTCATAAAATGAACAATGCAATCACCCATCGTGGACCCGATGAAAACGGATTTTATTCTTCAGGATTTTGTACGCTGGCAATGAGCCGTCTGTCAATAATTGACCTGAAAGGCGGCAAACAGCCCATATTCAATGAAAATGATCAGTATTGTGTTATTTTTAATGGAGAAATATATAACTATAAAGAACTAAAAGAAGATTTAAGTTCAAAAGGGCATAAGTTTAAAACTAATACTGATACAGAAGTAATTGTACATTTATACGAAGAATATGGAGCAGATACGCCCAGGTATTTAAAAGGAATGTTCGCTTTTTGTGTCTGCGATATAAAAAATGAAGCGCTCTTTTTTGCCAGAGATCGTTTTGGTGAAAAGCCCTTATATTATTATTACAAAAAAGGGGTTGGAATAGCTTTTTCAAGCGAAATTGCGAGCTTGTTAAGTTACCCTGCCGTTCCGCGAATTCTTGATTTTGAAGCTTTAGGCTATTATCTGAAAGTAAGCATTGTTCCGGAACCTCTCACGTTGTTTAAAGATATCAAAAGCCTGCCTCCAGGATGCTGGCTTGAATATAAGGATGACAATATTAAAGTAAAATCTTATCATCAAATTGATTATGCACCTGATAAAAACCTAAAAACCATATCAGATGTCATAGACTTGATCAATCCTGTGCTTGAAAAGGCAGTAAAAAGACAGACAATAAGTGACGTACCTATCGGGGCTTTTTTATCAGGGGGCATTGATTCAAGCACAGTAGTTGCCAAGCTTCAGCAAAATTCATCAAAAAATATCAAAACTTTTACCGTAAAGTTTGAAGAATCAACTTATGATGAAAGTAAGATAGCTAAACAGGTTGCTCAACATTTAGGTACAGAACATCATGAGATCACTATACCTAATATGAATTTTACACCCGGTATGTTCTGGACAATCTTAGAACATACCGGGCTTCCTTTTCCGGATTCTTCTGCAATACCAACCTACATCATCACAAAAGAAATAAGCAAATACGTCAAAGTAGCCCTTTCGGGTGACGGGGGAGACGAAGTTTTTGCCGGCTATAATATTTTTCAGTGGGGTAATAAGATCCAATCTCTGAAAAAGATGCCTCCCGGTTTAAGAAAGTTTAATTCATGGGTACTAAACAAGTTAACATCAAGTCCGTTTTTCGCAATATCGAAATTACGACAAATAAGAAAAGCAACAAATATTTCATTATTTGATGATAATTACCTTCCTGTGGAATTGCACAGCATGTTTAATACCCATCAGTTAAATAAGATGATCGTTGACAAAACTACTTTGGAATATGTTAATGGCCAAATGCCATTATTAACTTATTTACCCGAAGAAGCAGAAGACTGGACACAGTTAAAACGCCTCATGTACTACAGATTAAAACATAATTTACCATTGGATATGCTCACTAAAGTTGACAGAATGAGTATGGCAAATTCATTGGAAGTAAGAACCCCTTTTCTTGACGTTGATCTGTTTGATGAAAGCATGAAAATACCCGACAAATTTTTGATAAAAAACGGGAAAGGAAAATATATTATCAGGCAGCTTATGAAAAACAGTTTGCCTCGCATCGTTTTTGAGCATCCAAAATCGGGTTTTAGCATTCCGCTCCATAAATATCAAAATAAAGCTTACGAAGAACTAGCCAATTCATTGATCAATGAAAACAACCCAATCAGTGAACTTTTTTCAAAGCAGTATATAAATATAGTTAAAGAGTTGGCATTTACCAGGAAAAGTGATAAAGGAGATTTTAGCGTTTATCAAATTACGCATCAATTGTGGGCTATTATGCATTTGTTTGGATGGGTAAAAAGGTTTGGGGTATCAGTATAA
- a CDS encoding glycosyltransferase family 4 protein, protein MSKHSILFVGSFKKEGKDGSIGGTMVACRSLVESKLSQYVHWHLIDSTSDTVPAPVMYKRLFKAISRIYRFIYLINNKKIRIALVFCSSGFSFVEKGIMILIVKLSGKKTIFSPRSGLIINDIENSSFMKWFVAVVIRSSDLVICQSNSWKNIYQSISGEDDSKFQVISNWINSKEYTSPSPPASRNAGPMSTGHRPPQRGDFTTPIAKGKSEGKAPASGGLGGANILYLGWIEIYKGIYDLIKAVELNKSDFKNCLFHICGMGSQINSAKKLVNELGLDKRIIFKGWVGPEKKLAMLKSSDILVLPSHREGLPNALLEAMAVGLPVIASKVGAIPEVIKHGENGLLFDAKDHKTLSRLLISLIVDRNKRKVLGQKAREHILKHHDIEKVWKIFLELFDKLDP, encoded by the coding sequence ATGTCTAAACATTCAATTCTATTTGTCGGTTCATTTAAGAAGGAAGGTAAAGATGGTAGCATAGGGGGTACCATGGTTGCATGTAGATCACTCGTTGAAAGCAAACTTTCCCAATATGTTCATTGGCATTTGATTGATAGTACATCGGATACGGTACCTGCACCTGTAATGTATAAAAGACTTTTTAAGGCAATTAGCAGAATTTACAGGTTTATTTATTTAATCAATAATAAGAAGATTAGAATCGCATTGGTTTTTTGTAGTTCCGGATTCAGTTTTGTTGAGAAAGGAATAATGATACTAATTGTAAAATTGTCCGGGAAGAAAACAATTTTTAGTCCCCGTTCAGGATTGATCATAAATGATATTGAAAATTCTTCGTTTATGAAGTGGTTTGTCGCAGTAGTGATCAGATCTTCAGATTTAGTAATATGTCAAAGTAATAGCTGGAAAAATATTTATCAATCAATATCCGGAGAAGATGATAGCAAATTTCAGGTGATCAGTAATTGGATAAATTCTAAAGAATATACCAGCCCCAGCCCCCCTGCCTCCCGCAATGCTGGCCCAATGTCCACTGGACATCGTCCTCCCCAAAGGGGGGACTTTACCACCCCAATTGCCAAAGGCAAAAGCGAGGGCAAAGCCCCCGCCTCGGGGGGGTTGGGGGGGGCTAATATATTATATTTAGGATGGATAGAAATATATAAAGGAATTTATGACCTGATAAAAGCGGTTGAGTTAAATAAATCAGACTTTAAAAACTGCTTATTCCATATATGTGGAATGGGTTCTCAGATAAATTCTGCAAAAAAGCTTGTAAATGAATTAGGACTTGACAAGAGAATAATTTTCAAAGGCTGGGTCGGCCCTGAGAAGAAACTAGCTATGCTGAAAAGCAGTGATATTTTAGTTTTGCCTTCACATAGAGAGGGGCTTCCAAACGCTCTTTTAGAAGCTATGGCAGTTGGTCTGCCGGTCATTGCTTCCAAAGTAGGAGCTATTCCTGAAGTAATTAAACATGGTGAAAACGGCCTCTTATTTGATGCAAAAGATCATAAAACTTTATCCCGGTTGCTTATATCATTGATTGTTGATCGAAATAAAAGAAAAGTTTTAGGCCAAAAAGCACGTGAACATATTTTAAAACATCATGATATTGAAAAAGTCTGGAAAATATTTTTAGAGCTTTTTGATAAACTGGATCCATAA
- a CDS encoding ABC transporter ATP-binding protein: MKTYLRLLSFAKPFSRFVPLYFLFAILSIIFGLMNFALLIPLLNVLFGTVEDEQLNAMLTKPELGFGINYLKEIFYYYFSLIINAYGKIGALKFVCGVIVVSVFLNNFFKYFAQRIIGKVRARVVRNIRKTVFEKITELHLGYFSSKRKGDILSRLSNDVQEIETSVVSTLTVVFRDPATIIGFFILLFIMSFKLTIFTLIIMPTMGIIIVEITKRLKKQSVRGQQSLGIILSIIDETLTGLRVIKAFNARQYIMDKFNKQNNRYAGYVKSMAYKRDLASPLSEFMSVTIVAGILLYGGTLVLSDQSDLSASEFIAYIILFSQVLVPAKAISSAFSSIQRGLVSGERVLKIVDTNTEIKDKKEAIHLTEFKDSIRFENVSFAYEKNLVLSNINLKIEKGKNIALAGPSGGGKSTLADLIVRFYDPTEGKVLIDNISLKEYNTGSIRNFMGIVTQESILFNDTIFNNIAFGMPDAAEDEVVKAAKIANAHDFIMQTTFGYQTNIGDRGVKLSGGQKQRISIARAILKNPPIIILDEATSSLDSESEKLVQQALSNLLKNRTSIVIAHRLSTIQHADEIIVIDDGKIVERGAHPELMKTNGLYKKLNLMQTFG, translated from the coding sequence ATGAAAACCTACCTCAGACTACTTTCTTTTGCCAAACCTTTCAGCAGATTTGTACCCCTCTATTTCCTGTTCGCGATCCTCTCCATCATTTTCGGGCTGATGAATTTTGCTTTACTTATTCCTTTATTGAATGTTTTATTTGGAACAGTTGAAGATGAACAGCTTAATGCCATGCTTACTAAGCCTGAATTGGGTTTCGGGATCAATTACCTGAAAGAAATATTTTATTATTATTTCAGTCTTATTATTAATGCTTACGGTAAGATCGGTGCATTGAAGTTTGTATGTGGCGTCATTGTAGTTTCAGTCTTTTTAAATAATTTTTTCAAATATTTTGCGCAAAGGATCATTGGTAAAGTAAGGGCGCGTGTTGTCAGGAATATCCGTAAAACGGTTTTCGAAAAGATCACAGAATTGCATTTGGGCTATTTTTCCAGCAAAAGAAAGGGAGATATACTGTCCAGGCTTTCCAATGATGTACAGGAAATTGAAACTTCTGTGGTGAGTACCTTAACCGTAGTGTTCAGAGACCCCGCCACTATTATCGGCTTTTTTATCCTTTTATTCATCATGTCATTCAAGCTTACGATTTTTACACTTATAATCATGCCTACTATGGGAATTATTATTGTAGAGATCACAAAAAGATTAAAAAAACAGTCGGTTCGGGGTCAGCAATCCCTCGGTATCATATTAAGTATCATAGATGAAACCTTGACCGGGCTACGCGTGATAAAAGCGTTCAATGCGAGGCAATATATCATGGATAAATTCAACAAACAAAACAACAGGTATGCCGGCTATGTTAAATCCATGGCATATAAAAGAGACCTTGCCTCACCGCTTTCAGAATTTATGAGCGTGACCATAGTAGCAGGCATTTTACTATATGGAGGTACATTAGTATTAAGTGATCAATCTGACCTCTCTGCCAGTGAATTTATTGCTTATATCATTCTGTTTTCGCAGGTATTGGTACCTGCAAAAGCGATTTCATCTGCCTTCAGCAGTATCCAGCGCGGGCTTGTATCAGGAGAAAGGGTATTAAAAATTGTAGATACCAATACGGAAATTAAAGACAAAAAAGAGGCAATACATTTAACGGAATTTAAGGATAGCATCAGGTTCGAAAACGTTTCGTTCGCTTATGAAAAAAATCTGGTTCTAAGCAATATAAACCTGAAAATAGAGAAAGGAAAAAACATAGCGCTCGCAGGTCCGTCCGGAGGCGGCAAATCAACTTTGGCTGACCTGATCGTAAGGTTTTATGATCCTACTGAGGGCAAGGTTTTGATAGATAATATTTCCCTCAAAGAATATAATACCGGCTCTATCCGAAATTTTATGGGTATCGTTACGCAGGAATCTATCCTTTTCAATGATACCATTTTTAATAATATCGCATTTGGAATGCCTGATGCTGCTGAAGATGAAGTGGTAAAAGCAGCGAAAATAGCCAATGCCCACGATTTTATTATGCAAACAACATTCGGGTATCAGACCAATATTGGAGACAGGGGAGTAAAACTTTCAGGCGGGCAGAAACAGCGGATCAGCATCGCAAGAGCAATATTGAAAAATCCCCCCATTATTATCCTGGACGAGGCCACCTCCAGTCTTGATTCCGAATCTGAAAAGCTCGTGCAGCAGGCGCTCTCCAACCTGCTGAAAAACCGCACTTCCATCGTAATAGCACACCGCCTCAGCACCATTCAGCACGCTGATGAGATCATCGTGATAGATGATGGCAAGATCGTTGAAAGAGGCGCTCACCCGGAGCTGATGAAGACAAACGGGCTGTATAAGAAGCTTAATTTGATGCAGACGTTTGGGTGA
- a CDS encoding HEPN domain-containing protein, producing MKSKQEIIKNWIIKGDHDLGTSKLTLEHIAEYKDIIGFHCQQAVEKYLKGYLIFLDIDFEHKHNLTYLLDLISSKDKFSDQYYKMVDKLEDYAVEIRYPEKIVEPTDKELQDAINIADKFRKIILDKMNFYV from the coding sequence ATGAAAAGTAAGCAAGAAATTATTAAAAATTGGATTATTAAAGGTGATCATGATTTAGGTACTTCAAAATTGACCCTTGAACACATTGCTGAATATAAAGATATTATCGGTTTTCATTGTCAGCAAGCCGTAGAAAAATATCTAAAAGGATACTTGATATTTTTAGATATTGATTTTGAACATAAACACAATCTTACATATCTATTGGATTTAATTAGCTCAAAAGACAAATTTTCAGATCAATATTATAAGATGGTTGACAAATTAGAAGATTATGCTGTTGAAATACGATACCCTGAAAAAATTGTTGAGCCAACTGATAAAGAACTGCAAGATGCAATTAATATAGCTGATAAATTTAGGAAAATAATTTTGGATAAAATGAACTTTTATGTCTAA
- a CDS encoding nucleotidyltransferase domain-containing protein, with protein MISQRKINEVINKIVENYNPEKIILFGSYANKNPNEHSDLDLLVIKDTKLPRYKRGSEVRKYFWRSMIPIDIVIYTNKEFNEDKDLRFTFINNVLKTGKVVYEK; from the coding sequence ATGATAAGTCAAAGAAAAATTAATGAGGTTATAAACAAAATTGTTGAGAATTACAACCCTGAAAAAATCATTCTTTTTGGTTCTTATGCCAATAAAAACCCAAATGAACATAGTGATTTAGATTTATTGGTAATAAAAGATACTAAATTACCAAGGTATAAAAGAGGCAGTGAAGTAAGGAAATATTTTTGGAGATCAATGATACCTATTGATATCGTAATCTATACGAATAAAGAATTCAACGAAGATAAAGATTTAAGATTTACTTTTATTAATAATGTGTTAAAAACGGGTAAGGTAGTGTATGAAAAGTAA
- a CDS encoding DUF4476 domain-containing protein: MKTKILILAALMFASQLFAQRSNIILFTEQGEQFTAILNGVKQNPKPETNVKITDLNANSYKLKVIFADQSLGVMDKNLYLEPGTERAFNIKLNKKGQYVLRMISEVPLASAPPPAPNQAVIVYHAEPLPVTEVTITETTTTTTTTENQGGNTGGDNVSIGINVSEDGVGFNMNVNVGAEGTNTGTDEGTITTSTTVTTGHPPGCTCHHCTSAGTTTGGDVAGNKVTICHIPPGNPSMAHTLSISRNALESHLAHGDYVGSCGKPATGVNPAFGGTISTTITTTTTEETAPPHEHVYVLPGYNGPVGCPLPMTDNDFRNAKNSIASKSFSDSKLTIARQVTSSNCLLSSQVKEIMLLFDFEDTRIKYAKYAYGYTYDLGNYYKVNDAFDFESSIEELNEYINSR; this comes from the coding sequence ATGAAAACAAAAATTCTAATTCTAGCTGCATTAATGTTTGCGTCTCAGCTATTCGCTCAGAGATCAAATATAATATTGTTTACCGAACAGGGTGAGCAATTCACCGCCATCCTTAACGGAGTAAAACAAAATCCAAAACCCGAAACCAACGTAAAGATCACTGATCTGAACGCCAATTCCTATAAGCTCAAAGTGATCTTTGCAGATCAGTCATTGGGTGTGATGGACAAAAATCTCTACCTTGAACCAGGTACGGAGCGTGCATTCAACATCAAACTAAATAAAAAAGGGCAATATGTATTGCGGATGATCAGTGAAGTGCCTTTAGCGAGCGCCCCGCCACCTGCTCCAAATCAAGCTGTAATCGTTTACCATGCTGAGCCACTACCGGTAACTGAAGTTACCATTACAGAAACCACCACTACTACCACTACCACAGAAAATCAGGGAGGAAATACCGGGGGGGATAACGTATCCATAGGCATCAATGTGAGTGAAGATGGTGTTGGATTTAATATGAATGTAAATGTAGGCGCTGAAGGGACGAATACAGGCACCGATGAAGGTACTATAACCACCAGCACTACTGTTACAACCGGGCATCCACCGGGCTGCACCTGCCATCATTGTACATCAGCAGGTACTACTACTGGCGGTGATGTTGCCGGAAATAAGGTAACAATTTGCCACATACCACCCGGCAATCCCTCCATGGCGCATACGCTCAGTATTTCCAGGAATGCGCTGGAGTCACATCTTGCTCATGGTGATTATGTAGGCAGTTGTGGAAAGCCGGCAACCGGTGTTAATCCCGCCTTTGGCGGGACTATTTCAACTACCATTACAACGACCACTACAGAAGAAACTGCACCGCCACATGAGCATGTTTATGTGCTGCCTGGATATAATGGGCCTGTTGGCTGCCCTTTGCCTATGACCGACAACGATTTCAGAAATGCAAAAAATTCCATCGCTTCAAAATCTTTTTCAGACAGCAAGCTTACCATTGCCAGGCAAGTAACCAGCTCAAATTGCCTGCTCTCCTCACAGGTTAAGGAAATTATGCTTTTATTTGATTTTGAAGATACACGCATCAAGTATGCTAAATATGCTTACGGCTATACCTATGACCTGGGTAATTACTATAAGGTAAACGATGCTTTTGACTTTGAATCAAGTATTGAGGAATTGAATGAATATATAAATTCAAGATAG